The sequence GGATGCACAGCCGTGCGAAACATATCCCATTCAATTTCTTTCGCTTCGACAAAGTGTTCGAATAAATGTTTACCAAGCGCATTAACAATTACTTCATCCGATTTTAAGTTTTGGAGCGCTTCTGCTAATGTCGCAGGTAAGTCAACAATACCTTCTTCTAAACGCTCCTCTTTTGTCATCACATAAATGTTGCGGTCAACTGGCGCAGGAGGCGTCAACTTGTTTTTAATTCCATCTAGTCCGGCCGCCAATAATACAGCCATCGCTAAGTATGGATTAGCTGCTGGGTCTACGCTACGCACTTCAATGCGTGTGCTCATGCCGCGTGACGCCGGGATACGAATAAGCGGGCTACGGTTGCGTGCCGACCACGCCACATAACAAGGTGCCTCATAGCCTGGAACAAGACGTTTGTAAGAGTTTACCGTTGGGTTTGTTACCGCTGTAAAGTTTGGCGCGTGTTTTAACACACCTGCAATAAACTGTAATGCTGTTTCACTTAGTTGTAGCTGACCGTTCGGATCAAAAAAGGCATTTTCACCATTTTTAAAGAGCGACAAGTTACAATGCATACCAGATCCGTTTACACCAAAAAGTGGTTTTGGCATAAATGTCGCGTGCAAACCGTGTTTACGTGCAACAGTCTTGACGACAAGCTTAAATGTTTGAATGTCATCACACGCTTTTACCGCATTTGCATACTTGAAGTCAATTTCATGTTGCCCTGGCGCAACTTCATGGTGAGACGCTTCAATTTCGAATCCCATCTCTTCTAATTCTAATACAATATCCCGTCGGCAGTTTTCTCCTAAATCGGTTGGTGCTAAGTCAAAGTAGCCGCCATTATCGTTTAACTCTAAT comes from Anoxybacillus flavithermus and encodes:
- the glnA gene encoding type I glutamate--ammonia ligase, whose product is MTKYTKEDIFRIVKEENVKYIRLQFTDILGTIKNVEIPVSQLQKALDNKMMFDGSSIEGFVRIEESDMYLYPDLDTFVIFPWTAEKGKVARFICDIYNPDGTPFEGCPRYNLKRVLKEMKELGFTEFNLGPEPEFFLFKLDEKGEPTLELNDNGGYFDLAPTDLGENCRRDIVLELEEMGFEIEASHHEVAPGQHEIDFKYANAVKACDDIQTFKLVVKTVARKHGLHATFMPKPLFGVNGSGMHCNLSLFKNGENAFFDPNGQLQLSETALQFIAGVLKHAPNFTAVTNPTVNSYKRLVPGYEAPCYVAWSARNRSPLIRIPASRGMSTRIEVRSVDPAANPYLAMAVLLAAGLDGIKNKLTPPAPVDRNIYVMTKEERLEEGIVDLPATLAEALQNLKSDEVIVNALGKHLFEHFVEAKEIEWDMFRTAVHPWEREQYMSLY